The window atcaataattacagataGTAGACGGAAATATggattatgaaaaatttctcaaCGATCTCCTGGACGAAGCCCCGAAAGAAGCACTCGCGATCGCAAAGGAATCCGCAAAAGTTTGCAAGGAACAAGGTATTTATCGCAACAAGCGCAACGAATTGTAATCGGGAAATATAACAATTCCGAATGATATTGCAAAAAAGTCATCGCACCAacgacaaaatattaaaaaacagcCGAATGTTGGACTGCCGATAATTTTACTTGAATTCGTTCGCGCGAGCAagttttgcaattattttataatcatagtatttaattatgcgAAGATAAACTCTGTGGAATAAATCATTGTTCGCGGGCTTCTAGCCGCGGCAGGCGTCCGCGTCGTTTCGCGCGTATGCAATTATAGTGATTAACCTCAAAGATATCGTTTCTGTTTCAGAAACGGCGCAGAATGATCTGTGTCTCTATGGCTACTTTTTCGCGAAGTGCGCGGTAGTGAGGACACGGAAATTGATCATCGAAGCTAATGCTTTCTGAACGCGGACAATGCCGtgttcgttcgaataaaagatATCGTGAACTACAAAAGGGAGCTTTTATTTAAACCGAAACGTTGCGTGCGGAAAAAGTAGCGGCAGAAAggattgttaaattaaattttaattattccacgCAAGCCCCGATTccattctatataaaaatctccTTCTTCCTCTACTCTTGGAATAGCGAAGCTcaagaatattgttattttattaaatgtgtctatataacaatatatgaTTAAAGAAGTAAAAGATCCGAAAAAATATCTACTATTTTGACAAGACAAATATTTGCTTGAACAGCAAACTAAAATTAACTTCTTTCTCG of the Augochlora pura isolate Apur16 unplaced genomic scaffold, APUR_v2.2.1 APUR_unplaced_3206, whole genome shotgun sequence genome contains:
- the LOC144477737 gene encoding uncharacterized protein LOC144477737 — translated: MMYLSRTIDMENSEITDKESLRNASCAFVCGGQKGGFIVDGNMDYEKFLNDLLDEAPKEALAIAKESAKVCKEQETAQNDLCLYGYFFAKCAVVRTRKLIIEANAF